In the Leptospira barantonii genome, CTCTTCCCTCTTCTCCGCCTAACAGATTCTCTGCGGGAACGAAGTAGTTGTCAAAGGAAACTTCGAAAGAGTGCATACCGCGATAACCGATGGTTCCGATCGCTTTTCCTTCGATCTTTCCGCCTTCCGGTTGAGTATAAGTAAATTCGTGACCCGGGAAGCTCGGTTTCTCAGCAAGAAGAATCGAAAGTCCTTTGTGTTTCAAGGAAGGATCGGATTCCGTTCTGCAAAGAATCAAAAGAAGATTTGCGTAACCCGCAAACGTACACCAAGTTTTAACTCCGTTGATCACCCAACCGCCGTTAGCCGGTTTTGCAGTGACGGAAACTCCGGCAACATCGGAACCGTAATTCGGTTCGGTCACCATGATCCCCGCCATTTTTTCTCCGGTAGCGAGAAGCGGGAGCCACTTGTCTTTTTGTTCCTGAGTTCCACCTTTGAGAAGGGCCTTGGACATGATCTCAGGTCTTGTGATCAAAGATCCCGCGATTCCCAAACCGCCTCTGGAAAGTTCTTCCGTTACTACGAGCATGGAAAGGTTATCGGGTCTGTCATTCGGTTGAATTCCGCCGTAAGACTCGGGAATACAAAGACCGAAACATCCCATATCCTTGAGTCCCCCGATGATGTCTTCGGGAATGATATCGTCGTGTCTATGAACGTGTTCCGCGTGCGGCATAACAACGTCTTCTGCGAACTTTTTAAAAGTTTCGCGGAACATCTCGTGATCGTCGTCGAGACCGTATGCTCCGAAGTGACCTTTGGCAACGATCTTATCCGCGATCTCGTTATAGTTTTGAATCGCCATCGCGTTTTCTAAGAATTGATTGATTTCATCGTTGAAGATTTTGGAAACGAGATCGGACGCTTTGATTCCGTATTCGGAAGGACGGGAGCTAATTTCAGTGCGAATATGATTTACGGTTTCCGCCGCGAATACGATCGCCATTTCTTGTTCGAGATCTCCCGTTCCACGAGACGCATCCCAAGCGTAATCCACAAACTTTTCGGCGATTTTTTGT is a window encoding:
- a CDS encoding acyl-CoA dehydrogenase family protein, whose product is MSATNTAVDQATAKKALSISAGVIVEVTKALAARCSVNGKVSVDKMDANQLVQYQIAWLTAEQKIAEKFVDYAWDASRGTGDLEQEMAIVFAAETVNHIRTEISSRPSEYGIKASDLVSKIFNDEINQFLENAMAIQNYNEIADKIVAKGHFGAYGLDDDHEMFRETFKKFAEDVVMPHAEHVHRHDDIIPEDIIGGLKDMGCFGLCIPESYGGIQPNDRPDNLSMLVVTEELSRGGLGIAGSLITRPEIMSKALLKGGTQEQKDKWLPLLATGEKMAGIMVTEPNYGSDVAGVSVTAKPANGGWVINGVKTWCTFAGYANLLLILCRTESDPSLKHKGLSILLAEKPSFPGHEFTYTQPEGGKIEGKAIGTIGYRGMHSFEVSFDNYFVPAENLLGGEEGRGKGFYFQMEGFAGGRIQTAARAHGVMQAALEAALRYAQERAVFQKPIYEYNLTKYKIARMAVILQASRQFANHVANLLDDHKGQMEATLIKFYASKVAEWVTREAMQIHGGMGYAEEYAVSRYFVDARVFSIFEGAEEVMALRVIAKSLMDQYAAG